GCGGCCGAACGATGGGATCTGGCTAAGGCGATTCCATTCGTCGAGGCCAACAAGGACCGCCCTGGGTTGTCCGCGACGGGTGATGACAGCGGTGTCGCCCTTGGCAACACTTTCCACCAGGGCCGACAGCGTGGCTTTGGCCTCGCGCAGCTGTACCGTTCGCATGACTTCCTCCCGCACCA
This window of the Rhodospirillaceae bacterium genome carries:
- a CDS encoding type II toxin-antitoxin system Phd/YefM family antitoxin: MRTVQLREAKATLSALVESVAKGDTAVITRRGQPRAVLVGLDEWNRLSQIPSFGRLLAASGLEEGDVLPRDTSPVRDAEL